GAAATGGCAAAACAAAACGCAATCTATAAATGCGATATTTGCGGAAATGTCGTATCTGTTCTGGAAGCGCACGTTGGAGAGCTCGTATGCTGTGGACAGCCGATGAATCTTCTTGAAGAAAAAACCGCTGAGCAGGAAGGCAAAGAAAAACATGTTCCTATAGTAGAGTCATTTGAAAAAGGCATTCGTGTAAGAGTTGGCTCTATT
The bacterium DNA segment above includes these coding regions:
- a CDS encoding desulfoferrodoxin, which gives rise to MAKQNAIYKCDICGNVVSVLEAHVGELVCCGQPMNLLEEKTAEQEGKEKHVPIVESFEKGIRVRVGSIPHPMEEKHYIELIQLIKGDDVVAGKRLKYNDKPVAEFCHLHAEGLKARIFCNIHGVWVS